One Oncorhynchus mykiss isolate Arlee chromosome 9, USDA_OmykA_1.1, whole genome shotgun sequence genomic window, ATAAAATGAATACAACAACAAATTGATTTTGTGGACAACTCTGACTAATTCTAGCATCAATTGTAGTCTTTCATAGTGAGGAGAATATGGTAATTAAGTACTCGTAGTTGTTATTCAACTATTGTTGAAATAATAGCCTAAAAATTTGCCATGGGCTTCTTGTAATTTAATTTCACCACATGGTCGAATGGAAGTCATATCATTGATGTAAAATTGGCTCACTGCCTGAACACAGCTCAGTGTTATGAAGATCTGCATGGGAATACGTCCCCACTTTACACAGCTAATTATTAAAAGTGCAGagatgggggtgaagagagagagtgagaacgagaggagaaagagtgagagaccgagaaagagagagaatacacacacaagGCCGTCTGGGAAATAAGTCCAGTCATATCCGATTTCCATGTGAGCCAGGGTTTAACAAGAAAAAAGCATAAAGCCAagaatgtgtgtttctgtgtgcatgtgtgtgtctgtgtgtgtgtatgtttctgtgtgtgtgggcggtTGTCCTCATAATCTTACCGGTGAATGTCTGAGCAGGAAACCCGGGGGGTTAGAGGAACTTGTTAATTGAGATCTCAATCCTCCAGAGGTGTCTGCCACAACTTCAAAACACAACTTCAAAACATACATTTACTTGATTTAGTGATATTTTATTAGCTAAAGCAGGGCACACTTTAATGAGGTCTTTAATGAGGGCACACTTTAATGAAGTCTGTGCATTATGTTTTTGCATTATGTATTGGGCTGCAGTACATGGTTTGGATGCATTTTAGAGCTTAGTTTATTCAGATATAACATCAAAATCTGTAGTTTCTGGAAGGATTTCACCTGACTTCACTACTCTCCAATTCTGTTTCTGTTAGGAGGATTTTTCAGAACTGTAATTTTACATTTTTCACGAAAGGTTTTTGCTTGTGAAgattccaccagatcagagactaTATGAGTAGAACAAAACGTAATGTTTAAGGCTGAATATTAGAGGGAGCGAGGGAAACACAGACGGTGACACAAAGCGTTCTCCTGGTGCCTCCTTCAGTGGGGTTCATGGAACTACAGTACCAGCACTGTCACATCCTGTATCTGTCTTGACATCCATTATTTACCCATTGTGATATGCACCAGATACTATATacactgtttttatactacttgTGAATGTGCTACGAGTAGAAGTAATGCTTTTACCAGCACTACTGAAGTATGGTGGCTTTGATCTTAACACTGTTTGGTCCATTTTAACTGCCTTAATATTCTGGAAATATGAAATGGGGTACATTATAAATTCTGCATTAATAATGATCAGGAAATATCAAGAGTATGAGTTTAAAGAAAATTGTGGGAAAAATCAAATACGTGTGGTTAAATAAGAGCTGTAtagagtgccttgcaaaagtattcaccaccTTGGcgttttctattttgttgcattacaacctgtaatttaaatagattttaatttggatttcatgtaatggatatacacaaaatattccaaattggtgaagtgaaattaaattattattatttttttttaaacaaaaacagAAAAGTTGTGCGTGCATATATATTCACCCCCTaagtccctaaataagatctggtgcaaccaattaccttcagaagtcacaaaattggttaaataaagtccacctgtgtgcagcATAGATGTTACATGATCTGTCActtgatctcagtatatatacacctgttctgaacggccccagtctgcaacaccactaagcatggggcactatgaagaccaaggagctctccaaacaggtcagggacaaagtcgtggaaaagtacagatcaaggttgggttataaaaaaagattttaaactttgaacatcccacagaccaccattaaatccattattaaaaaatggaaagaatatggcaacacaacaaacctgccaatagagggctgcccaccaaaactcaaggaccaggcaaagagggcattaatcagagaggcaccAAAGAGACCAAATATAGctttggagctttgcagctccttcagggttgagATAGGAGTTTCTGTCCATAGGatcactttaagctgtacactccacagagctgggctttacggaaaaATGTCCAGAAAAAAAAAGCAAatatgtttggtgtttgccaaaaggcatgtgggagactccccaaacatatggaagaatgtaCTCTGGTCGGATAAGATTCAAATTGAACTTTTTGCCCATCAAGGAAAAcattatgtctggcgcaaacacaacacctctaatcaccccgagaataccatccccacagtgaagcatggtggtggcagcatcatgctgtggggatggttttcatcggcagggactgggaaactggtcagaatttaaagaacgatggatggtgctaaatacagggaaattctagagggaaacctgttttagtcttccagagatttgagactgggacagaggttcaccttccagtgggacaatgaccctaagcatactgctaaagcaatactctagtggtttaaggggaaagatttaaatgtcttggaatggcctagtcaaagcccagacctcaatccaattgagaatctgtggtatgacttaaatattgcggttcatcagcggaacccatccaacttgaaggagctggagctgttttgccttgaagaagagacataccccaagagacttgcagctgtaattgctgcaaaaggtggctctacaaagtattgagttTGGGggagttatgcatgctcaagtttactgtttttttgttttatttcttgctcgtttcacaataaaaaatatattgcatcttcaaagtggtagacatgttgtgaaaatcaaatgatacaaacccccccaaaataaatgttaattccagattgtaaggaaacaaaataggaaaaatgccaaggggggtgaatactttcgcaagccactgtaagtgTCGTAACAtagaatagtgttattgtggccACAagttttcatattttatttcctTACTTGTATTCTGCCACGAGTAATCTAAAATGCTAATGTATCCCCAAGCCATTAGAAATTGCAGTGTTCCTCATATTTTTCTAGCTCAAAAACACTGCATTACAGATCATTATAGTATTCGCTCATCTTTATATTATTCATGGTTGTGATGTGCTTTGGTTCCATCCTGCAGGATTATCTAACCCATTGTTGATTCTGAGATACTGTTATTATTAAccagaaaaaaataagttaatgtGTAGGTGCATGATTTTAGCTGGTAGCTCCTTTGTTATGTTTAAATATTAACattaaactatcaaaataaagtcATGTATAACCAcccagcaatttaatgggtatttaccaacatttcggcatcactgtgccttcctcagggtgaccctgatgccgaaacgttggcaAATAgccattaaattgctgggagcTTATACATGGAGTGTGcaaatttctttatttttatagtTTATTCGCTGTTAGTCAACACCTCCACACCTGTTCTTTTAAATATTAACATtgtcagacacagagacattGATCTGTTCGTCACACATGCTTAATTATTAGAGCTATGTAATACATTCGATTTATACCAAAAGTGGCAGAGTAAATTTAGTAAAATAACTAAATAATTGCTCATTGATTTCATCAATCCAAAATCATGTATATTCTCTTACAATCAGCAGGATGCCTTtctattttaatccattttgaatctaACAATCAATCAAACAATGTTTACTAAATTCCCACACCTTGTTCAGCAGAATTGTAAGAACTTTCTTTATAGGATGTCCACACTGGCTAAATACATAAACAAtcgaaaaacaaaaacaaacacacaaataaacTTGGTTCTATTTAAGATGATCAGTGcaccaaaaaaaacaacattttttcaGTCCTGCTTGGTATTTTTGACCAAAAATTAAACTACAGATTGCACCTTTAAGATACACTTTGGGATATAAACACACAGTAGCCTACATGTTTTGGTCTTAAATCAGTTGAATCTGAATACAATAGTATTCATTTCTGTTCCATAACCAAATCGTAAAcgtacaacaaaaaaaatccacaaGGAATACGTTACCCTCTTTACTTTATAAAGACTGGTTTAAGTGGCTTTACTTGTTTAGTACTTGCACTGGGATTCAGTAATATAGGGCCGTGGACTGATTTTTCTCATTATGGTAAAAGGACATGTAGCGGTTCCTGTCAGCGGCGTACTTGCTCCCCTGAACTGTGACACTCCCTGCACCAGTGACATTGGCTGCCTCTGCTCACTTATTTTCTTTAACCACATTAAACTCCACATTTTCTCCATCTCCAAGCACTACAAAGGTAAATCCTTAGGTTGTTTTCTTTACGGTCATCTGGTGTATAAAGACATCTTCGGTGTCAGTCCATAGGTCCATATATTACTGAGACCCAGTGCAAgtacacaaaaacaaaaaacaaaacaaaaaatcaaGTGGTACATTCACCGACATTCATACAAAATAAGACTGAACAAAATAAAACCATAAATAAGGCCATGCACCATTGAAAAAAAGTGTGTTGATGCTGAGAAGAGGACAAACATGTTGGTTTGGCAAGCATCCTGTCAGCACAGTGTGGATCGGAAAATATGCGAGCTGCTTGAAAACTCCATATGTAAAGAGATAGTTGCCCacttagcctgatcccagatctgtttgtggcaTCTTAACAACCTTAATCATTGATTAATTGTCATActaaacagcacaaacagatctaggaccGGGCTAAGCACTCAGCTTTCATCTGCTTCCAGGTTGATGTTGTTCCCAAACTTGGCATAGAGCTGGACCTTCAGATCACCCAACAAATGTTGTATCTTTGACACCTTCCCTTCTAGGTCTTTAATCTCCTGCTGCAGTAGTTCCTGTAGCCACAAACATTGCACGTTAATATAACTATTTATACTAAGGTTTGACATAGTAATAAATCAGAATTGTTCAAATGATTTAAGTTGCATTCTTAGTAATAGGGTCAACCATAATACCTTGACATCTCGGCCTTCGGCTTCATTATGAAACATTAATTAAAATGAGTTAAATAGCCCATCCATGTTTGCCTTAGGAACAGGCATCCCGGTTTCTGAGGTTGGCCCATACCCCTAACTTCTACATGAGTCATATCATAGCAACCAATACCTTTGCAGCTTCCAACATCTCTTGGGTCTCTTCCTGGGTGTGACTGATGAAGACGTCTCCAATCTGATACGGGACGAGCAGAGTGTCATCCTCAGCCATCATCAGGTCATCACTGGCATCCTGCAGATTCTGTAGAGATTTCTAAGAGAAGAAAGCAGATTGCTGGTAAGGGCTAGGCGATATGGCCTAAAACTCATATCTTGATTAGCTCAAACTTATGGCCGATTCACAATATATATTGTGATTtaaattattttatcaaaatagttgctttttgttgttgttgcaataatcactgatctggctttcagGTCTGTCTATAAAAATGCCCTTATTGATACAaatttaaccagaaccatgcataatgcacattcactaataatgtagtaggcattatagaaaatgaacaccggtctcataaacaatctctcaagcacaagccaACATGCTAGTGAGTAGCGAGCTAATatttatatttcaagtttagtCAACTTGGATCTAGGTGTAATTTCACAATCTCTGAATTCAGCTAACAACACAAAACAGTTACATTGTTATGAACACAACCTTTTGTCTGTCtcaactgtttgaacagcatgctagcctgtccactttgttcagatgttgaactCAAGTGGCCTac contains:
- the LOC110532610 gene encoding prefoldin subunit 4, encoding MAAIVKKTVAVEDVNVTFEDQKKINTFARNTNRMTEFKDEIEGKKKSLQNLQDASDDLMMAEDDTLLVPYQIGDVFISHTQEETQEMLEAAKELLQQEIKDLEGKVSKIQHLLGDLKVQLYAKFGNNINLEADES